A region of Ictidomys tridecemlineatus isolate mIctTri1 chromosome 4, mIctTri1.hap1, whole genome shotgun sequence DNA encodes the following proteins:
- the Or52b2 gene encoding olfactory receptor 52B2, whose protein sequence is MFIMTHTNFTIFHPGVFVLLGIPGLEAYHIWLSIPLCLMYITALLGNSMLIVVIITERNLHEPMYFFLSMLAITDILLSTTTVPKALAIFWLHAHDITFDACVTQVFFVHTMFVGESAILLAMAFDRFVAICAPLRYTTVLTWPAVGRIAVAIVIRSFCIIFPVIFLLKRLPFCQTNIIPHSYCEHIGVARLACADITVNIWYGFSVPIVMVIFDVILIAVSYSLILQAVFRLPSQDARHKALSTCGSHLCIILMFYVPSFFTLLTHRFGHNIPRHVHILLANLYVVVPPMLNPIVYGVKTKQIRESVIHWFFGIKTWCCASPLG, encoded by the coding sequence ATGTTTATCATGACTCACACCAACTTTACTATCTTCCATCCTGGAGTTTTTGTCTTACTCGGCATCCCTGGGTTGGAGGCTTATCACATTTGGTTGTCAATACCCCTTTGCCTCATGTATATCACTGCACTCCTGGGGAACAGCATGCTGATAGTGGTCATCATCACAGAACGTAATCTTCATGAGcccatgtatttcttcctgtCTATGTTGGCCATCACTGATATCCTGCTATCAACCACTACTGTACCCAAGGCCCTAGCCATCTTTTGGCTGCATGCTCATGACATTACCTTTGATGCCTGTGTCACCCAAGTCTTCTTTGTCCACACAATGTTTGTGGGGGAGTCGGCCATCTTGTTAGCCATGGCCTTTGACCGCTTTGTGGCCATATGTGCCCCTCTGAGATATACAACCGTGCTAACATGGCCTGCTGTAGGAAGGATTGCTGTGGCCATTGTCATTCGAAGCTTCTGCATCATCTTCCCAGTGATCTTCTTGCTAAAGCGACTACCCTTCTGTCAAACCAATATCATCCCCCATTCATACTGTGAGCATATTGGAGTGGCCCGCTTAGCCTGTGCTGACATTACTGTTAACATCTGGTATGGCTTCTCAGTGCCTATTGTCATGGTCATCTTCGATGTTATTCTCATTGCTGTGTCTTACTCACTGATCCTCCAAGCAGTATTTCGTTTGCCCTCCCAGGATGCTCGGCACAAGGCCCTCAGCACTTGTGGGTCTCACCTCTGTATCATCCTCATGTTTTATGTCCCATCATTCTTTACCTTATTGACCCACCGCTTTGGCCATAACATTCCACGACATGTCCATATACTGCTGGCCAATCTTTATGTAGTGGTGCCACCAATGCTCAACCCTATTGTCTATGGTGTGAAGACTAAGCAGATTAGGGAGAGTGTAATTCACTGGTTCTTTGGCATCAAGACTTGGTGCTGTGCCTCCCCTTTAGGCTGA